A stretch of Tripterygium wilfordii isolate XIE 37 chromosome 11, ASM1340144v1, whole genome shotgun sequence DNA encodes these proteins:
- the LOC120008407 gene encoding receptor-like protein EIX2 — translation MAPATIASVHIFLLVMLSPAFLFIQTIKHVSCSGTPNIICIDSERESLLSFKEALIDPSNQLSSWVGDDCCGWTGVTCDNMSGNVIELKLRNMFSDDTNVFDASAYALGGQISSSLLELRHLRYLDLSMNNFEGTPIPNFLGSIKTLRYLNLSSASFGGTLPSNLGNLSSLQYLDLNSYFNESTENDLNWLPNLTSLKYLNLGNVDLSKVRNYWLQAVNKLSSLQELHLPTCGLSTLPLSSSVVNLTSLSVLDLSYNGFNSSIPSWIFNLTSLVYLDLSSNDIQGVFPDEFVQLKFLKHIDLSENSFIQGNLSRTLGKLCGLQVLDLSFNDINGEMTDVIDGFSECSNSSLELLHLGYNNLNGFIPSSIGNLRNLKYLLLMRNSFSGSIPETIGNLSSLQELYLADNLMAGTIPVSLGQLSKLVYVDISKNLWTGVITEAHFSNLTSLKEVSIDQSSGRITLVFNISYEWIPPFKLRYINVKSCKVGPGFPSWLRNQNELNSVSVACAELSGTIPKWFWELDLLLDRLDFSNNQLTGRLPNTIRFNHQGIVFLNSNLFTGPMPLLSSNVTSLHLDNNLFSGPIPTDFGQRMPILADLDLSFNSLNGSIPMSVRNLASLLTFVVSNNRLTGKIPDFWDGLLEIYVIDMSNNSFTGEIPKSFGSLSGLKFLTLSNNRLSGEFPSVLRNCTMMEALKLGDNRISGRVPGWIGGTMPSLLILSLRSNLFSGNVPTKLCNLSSLHILDLAHNNLSGSIPSCVGNLIGMSSIQEDARYEGQFIVATKGTEYFYETTLYLVNSIDLSGNNLSGQVPELTENLSKLGILNLSINHLTGKIPESISRLRILETLDLSRNQLSGTIPPVMASITSLNHLNLSHNNLSGSIPTTNQFQTFTDPSIYEGNSALCGVPLPTKCNRDDGTSNDSPGNEDNGDEDDDDNERVWFFISMVLGFVVGFWAVFGTLLVKKTWREAYCKFFDDMKERLSVAYLRRRMKEKGTASSG, via the coding sequence ATGGCTCCTGCTACCATTGCTTCTGTCCATATTTTCTTACTTGTAATGTTATCCCCTGCATTTCTCTTTATTCAGACAATAAAACATGTGTCCTGCAGTGGTACTCCCAATATCATCTGCATAGACTCTGAGAGAGAGTCTCTTCTCAGCTTCAAAGAAGCCCTCATAGACCCTTCAAACCAGCTCTCTTCTTGGGTGGGCGACGATTGCTGCGGATGGACTGGCGTGACCTGTGACAACATGTCCGGAAATGTGATCGAGCTCAAGCTTCGTAACATGTTCTCAGACGACACTAATGTGTTCGACGCATCTGCCTATGCATTGGGCGGTCAGATAAGTTCTTCTCTGCTTGAGTTGAGACATTTGAGGTACTTAGATCTTAGCATGAATAATTTTGAAGGAACCCCAATCCCAAACTTCCTTGGATCAATCAAGACATTGAGATACCTTAATCTCTCTAGTGCATCATTTGGTGGGACTCTTCCTTCAAATCTTGGTAACTTATCAAGCTTGCAGTACCTTGATCTAAACTCTTACTTTAATGAGTCAACAGAAAATGACCTGAATTGGTTACCAAATCTTACTTCTTTGAAGTACCTAAACTTGGGAAATGTTGATCTTAGTAAAGTTAGAAACTATTGGCTTCAAGCAGTGAACAAGCTTTCTTCTCTCCAAGAGTTGCATTTACCAACTTGTGGACTCTCCactcttcctctctcttcttcAGTTGTTAACCTTACTTCCCTTTCCGTTCTTGATCTCTCCTACAATGGTTTCAATTCCTCAATACCTTCTTGGATTTTCAACTTGACTAGTCTTGTTTATCTTGACCTCAGTTCTAATGATATCCAAGGTGTTTTTCCTGACGAATTCGTGCAGCTGAAATTTCTCAAACACATTGATCTGTCCGAGAACTCGTTCATCCAAGGCAATTTATCTAGAACTCTAGGAAAGCTATGCGGTTTGCAGGTGCTTGATCTTTCTTTCAACGACATTAATGGGGAGATGACGGACGTTATTGATGGCTTTTCTGAATGCTCAAACTCTAGCTTAGAGTTACTGCATTTAGGATACAATAACCTCAATGGGTTTATTCCAAGTTCAATTGGGAACCTGAGGAATCTGAAATATCTTCTTCTTATGAGGAACTCGTTTTCTGGTTCAATTCCAGAAACCATCGGAAACTTGTCGTCCTTACAAGAATTATACCTCGCAGATAATTTGATGGCAGGAACAATTCCAGTCAGTCTGGGGCAACTCTCAAAGCTGGTTTATGTTGATATCTCAAAAAATCTGTGGACAGGAGTCATCACAGAAGCTCATTTTTCGAACTTGACGAGTTTGAAAGAGGTGTCTATCGATCAATCTTCTGGTAGGATCACCTTGGTTTTCAATATCAGTTATGAGTGGATACCCCCATTTAAGCTCAGGTACATCAACGTCAAATCATGTAAAGTAGGACCTGGATTTCCGTCGTGGTTGAGGAATCAGAATGAGCTTAACTCTGTCTCGGTGGCGTGCGCTGAACTGTCAGGGACTATACCAAAGTGGTTCTGGGAATTAGATCTGTTGTTGGATAGGCTAGACTTCAGTAATAATCAGTTAACTGGGAGACTACCGAACACAATAAGATTCAATCATCAAGGAATTGTTTTCTTGAACTCCAATCTCTTCACAGGTCCTATGCCACTGCTGTCATCCAATGTCACTTCCCTGCATCTGGATAATAACTTGTTTTCTGGACCTATTCCGACTGATTTTGGCCAAAGAATGCCAATACTGGCAGATTTGGATCTCTCTTTTAACTCCTTAAATGGTTCCATTCCCATGTCTGTCAGAAACCTAGCTTCTCTCCTGACTTTTGTCGTCTCCAATAATCGATTGACTGGAAAAATTCCCGATTTTTGGGATGGTCTACTTGAGATCTATGTTATAGACATGTCAAACAATAGTTTCACTGGAGAGATACCAAAATCATTTGGTTCTCTGAGTGGGCTCAAATTCTTGACATTAAGCAACAACCGCCTCTCTGGGGAGTTCCCATCTGTTTTACGGAATTGCACTATGATGGAAGCACTAAAACTCGGAGACAACAGAATTTCAGGACGAGTTCCCGGATGGATTGGAGGAACAATGCCATCATTGTTGATTCTAAGTCTACGATCAAACTTGTTCTCTGGAAATGTACCAACAAAATTATGCAATCTTTCCTCTCTTCACATACTAGACCTCGCACATAACAATCTGTCAGGATCGATACCATCTTGTGTTGGAAATTTGATTGGTATGTCATCTATTCAAGAAGATGCTCGTTACGAAGGACAGTTCATCGTGGCAACGAAAGGGACAGAGTACTTCTATGAAACTACTCTCTATCTAGTGAATAGTATAGACCTTTCAGGCAATAACCTGTCTGGTCAAGTACCGGAGCTAACAGAAAATCTCTCAAAATTAGGCATCTTGAACCTCTCTATCAATCATTTGACAGGTAAGATACCAGAGAGCATTAGTAGATTGCGAATTTTGGAGACACTCGACCTCTCAAGAAACCAACTATCAGGAACAATTCCTCCAGTCATGGCCTCCATAACTTCATTAAATCACCTAAACCTTTCTCATAACAATCTCTCAGGAAGTATCCCAACCACAAACCAGTTTCAGACCTTCACTGATCCGTCTATCTATGAAGGCAATTCTGCACTTTGTGGCGTCCCACTACCGACCAAATGTAACCGTGATGATGGAACATCTAATGATTCTCCTGGAAATGAAGACAATGGTGATGAAGacgatgatgataatgaaagaGTGTGGTTCTTCATCAGCATGGTACTAGGATTTGTTGTGGGGTTTTGGGCTGTATTTGGGACTCTGCTAGTAAAGAAGACTTGGAGGGAAGCGTACTGCAAGTTCTTTGATGACATGAAAGAGAGGCTAAGTGTGGCTTATCTTCGAAGAAGGATGAAAGAGAAAGGAACAGCGTCTTCAGGGTGA